GTTGAGATAAACCGTGTTTCAACGGTGGAAACGTTTAGTTAGGTTGTTATTTTTATGCCCGTAAACTTGCTAAAACATGTAGTATGTACTACAGCTGCCTGTAGGAATAGCAGCAGGGACCGTTGCTATTTTCACCTCTGCGAAAACTTTTAAAAGGCCTCTTTAAACCAAAATAATCTGCGCTTGTAGCTTTCTAGTAAGAGTGTCAAATACGACTTAAAATGGTTAAAAAGCCAAGTCTACTCACACCACATCGACAACATGCGGGGGGACTCAACTGAACAGAACGAGGATGCATCAGTCAGTTTGTGTGACGAGTCAAGACAGCAGCGAACATTTCTCCGCCTTCCAGCTTCAGTATCCAACACTGCACCGATGTGGGTACGTGTTACAGCGGCACCGGCGACGCAGGAGGCTCGCTTTTACCTCGTTTGTAAACATAAAACGTCTCTAAAAGTTAGTCTGGGGCTGGAGGAGCAACAGTGTAATGCGCTACAAGACCGACGTGGCAAAGCTGCACCGCCTCTCCCAGTGTCGTCATCGGAGCGCGACTCCATCAACAGCCGCTACTGCACAGTCGCAGTATGACGGTCAGGATATATTTGGAATAATGGACATATTCTTTATAAAGAGAAATCTATCTACTTTAAACACTGGGTAGAAAAGGGTATTATTTTTTGTCAAACAGCTTCTAAATGCTGATGGTTATCTTTTGACTCAATGAATTCGTATTCAAGTTTAGCAAAAACTCCCATCAATTACTCAATATTTGATGCTTTGCCAGGTGGTCTTTTACAACTGTTGTGAGGAGGCAATGTTCATTCTCTAGGCTATGGCCCACATCACAACAGTATACTGATTAGAGAGATAAATGTAACAAAAAGAAATGTACTAATAAACTAGGAAAACTAAAATTGAATGGAAAACTAAATAGCTTTCTGGAAGatttttttgttctttgtttGGAAATTTAATCTGGAGGCCGATTTGGCTAAATGTAGGGAAATTATGTTTAAATAATGAGGTTAAAGAAGTTCCTTTCAAAATTTTACATAACGTTTACCCAGCAGATTTAACTTAATTATTGATTATTCATGTACCTTACATCATTAGAGACCAGCCATTTATTTGACCAATGTATGCAGCTACTCTAAAACATTTTGGACAAATGAACAACATTTTATCGAACAGAAGTCTGGAAAAGCTGTGCAACTAACAAGGAAAGAATTTGTACTTTGTTTTGAGGACATGGACAAGGACGTTTCGCATTTCATCCAGCTTCTTCTCTTGGGAAAGTTATTCATAAAGCAGGATGGACAGACTCCAAACCAAACATAAACCACTTCAGCAGAGAATTTGAACAATACACTTATATAATAAGAGACCTTGATAttcaaaaaatgtttaaaacaaacTATATTTTTGACAAACAATCTGAACATGTGATcttatatttttatttcattcatttaTATGTCCCTGTCATGTGTTGTTGGTGTTTTTCTTTATCCCTGGCATTCACCAATGTTATGTATATTTGGCATATTTCATTATGTTTGTTCGTTCTTTGGAAATGAATGAACAAAAAAGACGGCCAGGAGGAGTTGCATGGGTTCTGTCAACGTTAAAGCCATTAACAACACCTATAGTCTGTTTCTTTATCTAAGTGTTGTTACATAAGATCCCTGACATTCTATTTCTTTCCATCTAATTGAAGAACTATAAATACACCCAAAATATTTGAGAAAAATATTTACAACATCATCGGTTGCTAAACCAATATTGTTTAACTTATAAGTTGGATATTGTAATTTAAATTATATTAAATTGAATAGTAAGGTTATTAGTGCAATATTTAAATTCATCCCTTCTTATGATTATCACCCAGGTAAGCATATACAAGTTCATGGGAAGAGCCCTGAACAAATCTGTTTGGCCTGTTTCCCCAAAGTGCTTGTCAAacataataaacacacacacacacacacacacacacacacacacacacacacacacacacacacacacacacacacacagtatcagTCATTTTATAAttatcacatacacacacacatggataatTTGCATTTGTTTATTCCTCATATGGTTCATCTATTCATTGTTAATATTTACTTTAGTATATCAAAAAGGTTTTTCTTTTACATGGTTTAGTGATTTGAAACACTTCATGTCAGTAAAGAGTTAAATCCAGCAGAGCAGAAGGGTTCATGGCAACATGCCTAAAACTGTCCCGTTGAATTGTACCTCCTTTGTGCTCCATTGTTATGGCAGAATGAGCATGTAGGTACTTGATAGGAAAATAGATTAAATAAAATTGTCTTCATAAAAATCTTTGAATGCTAAAATGTCACCAGAAGCCAATACAAGAGACTTTAGAAATTGTATTCATATAGCATATTTTACATCAACAAAAGTTGATCAAAGTGCTGAACTAAAGCTACAGCAATACAacttaaaatttataaaatagaTTGAGCAATAGGATTCACAACATTTTATTGATAAAACCACTGccaatttaaattaaatattcatCCACTTTCTTAACCCACTTTTCCACACAGGGTCacaggtgcctatctccagctgtcttcGGGCAAACAGGAGGGGGACATCTtcttggacaggttgccagttcatCGCAGCAATTTAAAACGGGTTAAAAACAGTCTGATTTACACAAACAAAAGGCATCCAtcaagataaaatataaaattaaaGTAGGTAAAAACAGATTAAGAACACCCATATGCTAAAGAAAATAAATTAGTTTTCAATTTAGTCTTAAAAATTGCTGTGAAGATCTTTGATCTAGAAAGAAAGACTGCTCCAGAGCTTTGGGGCTGCATTGGCAGACGTGCGGTCCCTCTTTCTGACACAGCTGGGTAAAAGAACAGTTAGAATTAATTGATTTGCAGATCTAAGACACCGTGCACTATTGTAGAGGGGAAGGAGTTCCGAAATGTAAAGGGGAGCCAAGCCATAggagctttaaaaacaaacagaagaaTTTTAAATTCAACATATTTAGCTGGGAGCGTTTCCTCGGTTCAACCCAGGCTGCAGTGTTTTCAACCAACTAAAGATTTTAAGAACCTAATTGAACTAAATGCTAAAATGGCTTCTCTCGTATTCGGGGTCCAATGGACCccacattttttttatatcaatttttaaggagtgagcaccaccataCCCCTGCTAGGTGGACCTAAGGGACAAACCACCATCTCTGTCCCAGAGGGATCACTGAAAAGGACAGTGGGATAAGACAAATGCATGGACCAGTTTTCATCATTATTTTAGGACAAGAAGCTTCTTTTGAAGCTAAATATTAGCACATTTGGACTTTTTATTATATCAAGGGGaaaaaaaacagacttttttCCTAAAAGTTACAAAGTTTATTATAGTAAATCCCAACTGGCTCTACagcaataaaaacaaaagaaaaatcaaTGGTGGAAAATACGCCGTAGTGTCCAACAGACCTGTAATATTCACATCATTTCCTACATCGCTACCAAACAAGATCATTTATTTACGCTAATTGTTTTAAATTGCTGACAAGCACTAAGTGCAAAATATGGAATTTACTGCATGTAGGGTAAAAAACAACTTCTAAATCCTGCCAAACAGCTTATTTTAGAGCTCACAATTCACATTAGAAAGCACATTTACTGCAGTTCCTTCATGATATCCAGAAGATGACAAATAGCATATCGTTCAAAAGCCTTCAAATTTTCCTGAGTTCCATTCATACTTTTTTTTTACGATCACAGTTTTTTTTCTGACCTTGAGAGAATATAATTTGGACGTTGTGCCCATTTGATTAAATTACACCATAGAATTGACCATATCCATGTCATGACCAACTAACACATGAGAATAACCAATATTTACATTTACACAGTGTCTTCATCTGCTCAGCATATTTTAAAAATACAGTCCAGCAGAGAAAAGTAGGATTGGGAATTTCCTCAACAGTCAAATGTCCTAAATAATAAAATGCAAACAAACAGGCAAATGAACTGGTTACCTTCTGAGTGTTTTCATGCAACATGAATCCTTTTGGGAGCCTTTTGCTTATCATAGAGGTAACAAAGAGTGGATGCATTATTCCTTTAAAGATACAAACTGTGACTTTAAAGTTTACCAGATAACAAGGGTAGTGGGACGTGCATATCTGCACGAGCAGATGGGTTTAGATGACAACGCTGGTGCCGCTGCGGGAACTCTTGTCCTGAAACAAACACCAACATTAGATTAGCTTCATCCATCAGTGCAAGTCTTTTATTTACTGTAGGAATCTTCTAAAACAGTCAGTGCCTTACAGAATAACGTTTTGGTTTCTGTCCTGGTTCGTACTCCGTATACGAAGGTCTGTCAGAccagcctcctcctcctgctcctcctcctctcctcctgctgTAGTCCTCCTCCTCAGAGCTCCAGGATCCTGGGTGTCTTGATGCTGGGGGAGAGTAGTTTCCTCTGGACCTACTGTCAAACAAGTCATCCCTGGAATGGGAGCGCTTCTGGTTTGTGCCTGCCTGTGACCTGCTGCGACTCCTCCCACCCAGTGACTCCTCGCTGTAGCTCCGAGGAATACCTCTAGATCTGGTTGGGGAGGGGTAACGTCTCCCAGCTGACCCCCGATCGTCCCGGCGACTGAAGCCGCTGCGGCTGCTCTCACTGGAGCTTGGAGGGCGAGACTTGGGTGCTGGGGGCGCAACCCTTCCTTGTTGCCTTATTGGTGGAAGTGTGATGACACGGCGCTCTGTTGGACCATCAAGAGCGGAGATCATACTGGGAGGGCCAGGGGAAAACGGGATGTTGACAGGAATGTGCTGAGCAGGAGGGGGCATTTGTTGCATGGTGTGAGGTGGCTGGGACTAATGGGACACCAAAAGACAGAAATATAAAAATTTAATTAACACTAAAAACCAACTGCTGGTGGAATTACACATTTTTATGacaaaaattttaattaaaaccgtGAGCGAACACAATGATGCTCACAAATCGTTATTTTCTTCAAACTAACCGGCTTGCTCAGCGAATGATCATCTGTGTAGATGTATCTACAGTAtcaactagtgatgcaccgatatgaaatttttgggtcaataccaatatccgatattaagatcaccgttatggccaataaccattatttgccgataccgctatgctgacattaatgcttctaaaatcagcagattttgtatagagtgaaaatgattaaagctgaatttacgttattatgtacatataacacacacatttacagttctgagatgattttaTTCACTGTTCACGTGActaaaatacacatcaccccccccccaccccaccccaccccaccccacccccccacccacccaccctctgaaacaggcaaacaaatggagacgagatagaaaaaatatcggttgttaatattggcctGGTTTTATTTACCGAACCGATatcaatatgttaaaaaatgactaacattggccgatattgatgcagatatattgtccatccctagtatCAACAAGAGATTAAGAAGCATTAGTGGTCTTAAACTTAGACACCATACCTGTAGCAGTGGACTTGACATGTCCATTCCCCGCACCTGGTTCTCCAGATAATCAAGCATCTGGTTGTTATTGGCAGGAGTGTGGACGCCATTGGCAGGAGGCATGCTGTATGCTGTAGAATGAGGTGGAGGAAGGGGCATGGGGTTTAGAGGGATGTTTTTCCCTGAGACGGATCCtgaacagaaaaaaaaagttagtTGGTATGGACTCAGAGGTACTGTATATCTGGATCAGTGTCAGATCAGCTACTAGTGATTCACCATGGTGATAAACTGACCTGCATAAAGCACAGGGTTAATCTGGGATGGAGCTTGGCTCATAGGTGCATATATAGGCTGTCCACCTAACCATGGAGACATGGCCCTCTCAGCCTGCTTCATCATACGATGCCTCATAACAGCTGAAAGACGACAAATCATTTATTTGATTTTGAGCACTACCATTTTCACATAGCTCTCCAtaagctttacatgctgatctgtGTGAGGGATGCCTGTTTGCCAAGGCTCTACCTTTCTCCGGGCAGCAGCATGTCTGCGGACAGCAGGGACAGCGGACATAGCAGCAGCACTTCTGTGGACAGCACTG
This genomic window from Nothobranchius furzeri strain GRZ-AD chromosome 9, NfurGRZ-RIMD1, whole genome shotgun sequence contains:
- the LOC107381676 gene encoding immunoglobulin-like domain-containing receptor 1 translates to MRSLPVALLLFSFLKVSECVTVSVAQKQQSTALFANVVLYCDYSTSANIQDVLLTWVYKSYCMDPVLDYYSTAYQASLKMGQDPSNDCPDSQRTIRTVIQKKGTQEPILGNDYRNRRITIQNKADLSITEVMWWDNGVYYCTVNAAGDTSGNPEQPVKLIVYHWLTVLFIILGGILLLMLFCICCCQCCPQKCCCYVRCPCCPQTCCCPEKAVMRHRMMKQAERAMSPWLGGQPIYAPMSQAPSQINPVLYAGSVSGKNIPLNPMPLPPPHSTAYSMPPANGVHTPANNNQMLDYLENQVRGMDMSSPLLQSQPPHTMQQMPPPAQHIPVNIPFSPGPPSMISALDGPTERRVITLPPIRQQGRVAPPAPKSRPPSSSESSRSGFSRRDDRGSAGRRYPSPTRSRGIPRSYSEESLGGRSRSRSQAGTNQKRSHSRDDLFDSRSRGNYSPPASRHPGSWSSEEEDYSRRRGGGAGGGGWSDRPSYTEYEPGQKPKRYSDKSSRSGTSVVI